tgcatgtatttacaCACATTCGAGGCCGTACTGTAGCCTATAATTGATCACAGTTACTTCACTTTGTTTTGGGAGTAGAGCTATTTCTGTGACACCCAATTGTACAACACTTTGCGGGGGTTTAGGTTAATAATGATAATGAAGTCCGTCTTTCCGTTCGTTCGTTGGACAGTTATACTATGTTTGGCCGGTTTTGTAAGTGCATCTCCTCATTTACCACTTAATATACAATGGGGTTtccaggcatttttaaatggagaGAGGGTCCAGCCCAGGAGAAAAGGGGATTCCAAATATATGTtcccatacaaatgcattgatagtTAAAAAGGGTTTCAATCCGCCGTATCTCCTTTTTTATCCGTCACTGATATGACTTAATTAATCTTTCCCGGATTCcttatcataaattataatgaCTGTATTGTGCACCGAATTTAAGTAAACATCTTTTATGGGGGTTCTTTGTATAAGATACGGACTATGCATTATATGGGGCACCTATCAGGTATTTCCAACACCACCTCCTAAACCAATTATTAAAGTTCTGAAATTGCTcgatttttaataaattaatgcaAATATGCACcttctatttctattttttggggaaatttttttttcatttttttatatctcaaataCGGACTTTGCCATAGCTTTATATTGGGTGTATCTATTTTATATACACAAATTCCTTCAGACACTTAACTTTATGAATCTTTTTTAGattctttatcatttaattcaattgtgcacctctgattttgatttttttaaaaactcacTGTTTTCTCCTTCCGTGATAAGGGCTTTTCCACCACCTTATTGGGTGGTACCCATTCACTATACGCAACTTTCCTAAACTTACcgtatattaataaaaaaaaaatcaggttttttatcaaatgatgcCACTCTGCAcctatattttagttttttgggggggttatttttttccaaaacatggacTTCAGAAGCGGCGGGAGAATACTTTCGTTAATTCTTTTCTCAATACCTAAAGTTTTCAAACAAATCACTGCATGTTGTATTGAGTTGTAAATACTTAAATTTACATATGTTActtcaaaaagaaaatgaaatatgattgcCCATTGATTGCCAATTATACAACGTTCCCTCCGCGTCTCATTTGTTCCCTTAATAAAATAAGTCACATGAGACAAACCTACGACCATAAATTATATACAGCGAGgtaatacatatttgttaaatctaacCAACACAAACACCGATACACACCAACAACCCTTTTTAACCCTGcacaattgaaaaatgaaaaaaaaacaacgtttaAATCCCTTTTAAATACGCTGTACTCGCCAGACCGATAAAATGCCAAACTTAAAGCAAACACCATCGAACAAAAATGAGGACAAAATCTCAAATATTCAAAACGACAACGCAGTGAAGCAGTGATATAACTTAGGGAGCTAGCATTtaatttttagggggggggggtggcgctaggatgaaaaattgtgtcctgcttttttttttttgtaatctgtatcctgcctttttatttttcagtctattcggtcctgcctttttttttcttagcttatcctgacttttttacaacaattgtcatcctgccttttttttgccaagttactcatcctgccttttttgtTAACTCAAAATCCTGTTctgccttttttcaaatttcatcttagctcccccataaaaatcaaatggtagctcccttatagCAAAATACATAACGGGAGATAAACCTCTAGATGAGAGACATgcatttttgaattataaataataagaaatatGTGAAATGAAAAACCGTAAACTTAGATGTGGGTCTTTCATTGAATTCGTCGAGAAATAGCTATCCACGAAACTACAATTTTCAACAATACATTAATGAGCCCGACTATAAAATTGCTACACAATGTTGTAAAGCTTTGAACCAAATATCCAAATTATGTCCAGCCAACGTTTTTGGACGATTTTTTTGGCACACGACGAGACATACGACGGAAAGTGATCCCTAAATGTCGCATCTGCTTGCACAGTCGACGTAATAACGCTACAAAGTCCGCATGTACATGCCGGTTCATACGTATATCCAAAGTATAGAAAAAATTGATTAGAGAAAATGTTTTTAGTGTATGCGAACCAATTAAATCGATGACTTGTGTTctctttttaatcaaaactttCTTTCTTGTAGGAAAATGGTTGACTCTTTTATTGTAGACGCGTTAGATGAAAGCTTGGAAGTAGAAGAAGAAGTGGAAACAGAAGCATCTTCCATGCATTATTGCACTTTTTGTACCTATTCCAGTAAATACAAACCAAATTTGAAAAGACACACCCAAAATGCCCATGCTCCAAATAATGCAGAAACTAGACATTTTACAATGTACTTATGTGATCAATGTGGCATGGTTTTTAAGACAGCTAGTGGACTAAATATTCATTATAAGGGCAAACATACTTCAGAGTTTAGGTTTAAGTGTAAAGTGTGTGACAGAGGCTTTAACACGCTCTGGAACTATAGAGGGCATATAACAACACATGAGCCAGTGCTTAGACACCGATGTGATGTGTGTGACAAGACTTTTGCGTACAAAGAAACATTGAAACAACATATCACATCCGTTCACACTAATGAGACAAGTATCATCATATGTAGCAAAGAAGGATGCGGAGCTTCATGCAATTCACAAAAATCTTTAAAGGAACATTTCCTTGCAGTACATGGTGGAAGAGAACTCAAGTGTGATTTATGTGGAAAATCGTATAAGTGGAGATCAAGCTTAAGATACCACAAAGAACATGTGCATTGTTAGATTGATTTTTTAcactttgttcttgtttatttatcaCATTGAGGTCCTTTACTGACCATgggtatttgttattttttatttacattacaaTTGTACACATTATATGGCAGTATTTAAATTTGTCTACATTTGTTGTGTTTGATGTTTTGGAATAAACTTTTGGAATAACAACGCTAGTGTTTCTTTACACTCACGAAACTGATAATATACCACCGCATGATAAACGTATTTCTTTTATTAGAAGTTTAGAGCTTCTGTTCAACTGGGAAAATGATGTGTTATTAAGAGTTCATTCAAGATTATGATTATCACACCTGGTTGAAAGGGGGGACAACATATATTCTAGTACtgtaatacaaattattttcagtggcatatttcaaaattctatgaaatagatatattatgcaaatattgatttaacaaCTATGTGATCATGATGGTGGCATATTTTTGCCCCTACTTTTCACTTAGTTAAGTCGTCCTAATGACATGTACACATACTTATATATCTAACAAGTACACTTAAGTAAGTGACAAGTAGACCTAATTCAGTGACAAGTAGACTAAACTAGGTGACAAGTAGACTTAACTAAGTGACAAGTAGACCATATAAAGTTACAAGCAGACTTAGTTAATTGACAAATAAACTTTAGATACACAAATCGACTTGTCAGGTAACACTTGTCTTCTTGTAACTTAATTAAGTCTACTTGACGCTTAATTAAGTCTACTTGACGCTTAATTAAGTCTAATTGCCACTTTGATAAGTGCACTTGTCAGATATATAAAAGTCGTCATAATTGGGCAAAAACACtaaagaaatttttattttcgacaaaatagtttaattttattatctgaCAAATAACTTAATTAACTGGCAAGTCGACTTATTTAGCTTATTAAGACGACTCAACTAAGTGACAAGTAGCGGCAGATATATACCACCATAAACAACACCatcaaaaacaataataaaaaaaacccacaaaggTATGCATTGTAATTCACATAATTATTATGCGCTTAGCTTTACATTCAATCGTCTAAATAGTCATATAAGCATTTGATAGTGCTTTAAGTTGTGATTTCATTTTCAGTTATGTTCAATCCCATTCTTACATGAGGTAATATTTTGGACTCATCACAACGATGATGCTGTCTTATTGGTCTTGCACCTCTACTTGACATGGACGGGTCACTTATTTCTCCCCGTTTCCGCTTTCCATAGGATCGTTTTCCCCTTTCCGGTGAATCAAATGTGTGATTTCTgtaattgataaaacaaaacaacattataAAACAGATGATTGGTGAATATCTTAGGCTGTTCATTACAGATCTTTTATGatctatttttatatcaaagtgACTGCGTGTTCGTACCAGCTATTTATACGTCGATACTTAGTGGGATATTTTGAACTTAACCAAACTTGTCTTATTCCTTCCTATTTTAGTTTGTCCCAGTCAGGTTAGAAAATTGGTTCAGGCATGTGGTTGTctctttttaaatatgaataagaagatgtggaataaGTGCCAAACAGACTTCTCTCCATCCAAGACATAatggaaataaatttaacaattataCATGTAGGCTTCTATACGGCCTTCAGAACGGCATTTGCTGACATCGAAATCTGTACTCACACAACCATGTTGaatatttagataaagttttaaatgtgttttatttttgatcaACTGGATTATTTTGTCGTGGCCATTTATTAGGCTTGTTGCATGGATTGGTTACCCTTCTGTATTCAAGATGATTAAGGGCTTGTATATATCGTTAAATATCTTTCTTTCCACATTTAAAGTCTGTAAAGTACAAATCCATATTTATGACATCATAACAAAAACTCATAGTTTATTAATAATGagataaaaaaagtcatattacTGAGatgatatctcatatagttAAATATTATCTCATATAGTGAGATAGTCAcaacttttaattatataatgcaCTCTTTTaaccatgaaaaaaatcatgataatttaCAACCATGCAAATACATCTTGTATTTATATGAGATACCATTTCAAAattatggtacatgtatatcatcTAATACTTAATAGATATGAGATATCATCATATAGTAATGAGATAAAACTATGAGATTTCAATTCATTATTATGAACTCTTTCAAAACTGTGACTTGTTATCTCAAAATAAGCAGAGGAGATAACTCATTATTGTGAGATAGTCATGTTATTAAAAGAAAGTGGTTGCAACAATAAGTTTCTGTATAAAGGTTTAAATAACTTGCCTTGGAACGATTGAGTCTACGTATGTTGGTGTTATGTAAGGTATATTCAAACTTGTGTTTTGCTGCTTTTCTAACTCATGTACAGGGTAAACCTTGGCTCGACTGGTGTGCATGGCAAATTTcctaaaattgatttttaaattacatatattAGACAAAAGCAAGTActttgttttaatgttatttgtGCAAATATATGACCGTTAgtattcccgtttgaatggttttacactagtaattttggtgCCCTTTTAGCTTTTTGTTccgtgtgagccaaggctccgtgttgaaggccgtacaatgacctataatggtttacttttataaattgttatttggatggagagttcgtctcattggcactcacaccacatcttcctatatcaaaaaaccaaaataatcAGTTTGACTCAAGTTCACATCCCTTTTATACGTTTCAATTTGTTACTAATCTTAATgtgatacatttatatatactgaTGATTTAGCCTATATTTTACGACCATATTTTACTAcgttattttgacaaaaaaaaaaaaattcggtTATGTATTCTTTTTATGACCACTTACACGAAATTTAACGGTTGTTTAAAGCATTGGAATCGACACATCCTAAGTCACTAACATGTTgctcagtggttgtcgtttgttggtatGTTTCATagatgtttctcgttttttgttttgtaaaaatgtgAGACTGTTAGATTTTCCTGTTTCAATTGTGTTTAACTAGTCATGTTgggggcctttatagcttgatgttcgATGTGAGgtaagactccgtgttgaaggaaGTACTATAACCTAtatgtttaactttaaatacattgtgacttgtatggagagttggctgattggcactcataccacatcttcctatttatatgaagttaaaatttgaaaataaataaacctaTAAATATATCCCTTCCATTTTTGAAAggttgaaaatatgtttttttgtgtctAAACACACTTACCTATTGGGATCAAGTCTTGTACCAATCAGGTCACATGCTGTTCTTATTGCTGCTGGTACATCATCTGGTCTAATAATACCACTACCTTTATGGTCTAAGTCTTGGAACGCCCCAAAAAAGTTCTCAGCTTCTAAACTACCCAATGCTCGTGAGTTATAACTTCCCGACTTAACAAATGGAATGATCTGAATTCGGCGttctatatttgttaataaacCCTCAAACATTATATGTGGTATTCCTTTCACATGCAATCCAGGGGGTGGAAACTGCATGAAGTTAATGTCCTTCAAAAGCCAATCTCTAAAGCGGAGTCTGCGTTTAATTCTATCTATAACATCAATTCCTGGGTCATCTTCAGCCGCATACCACTCTCTTATCAGTCGACAGAAAAGGGCTTCATTAAAATCCCCATTTGAATGCAAAGCCTTTTCTACGTCTTCAGAAAAAGTTTTTTGCGCGAATCCATTGCTCTGTTTGTCAACTAAATCCTCGACTAATGCTAGGCTAAGGCCACAACCATTGACATTGCTATTTTTCGCAACTTTGATCCAAGCTTCTTTTTTTATCCCACACGCGTCTATTCCAGTACTACAGCACTTCACTCTTGCATTAACAAACAAGTGATGACAGTCAAGAAGATTGAACTGATACATGTATCGTTCTGGAATGTATTCAGGCATTGAATACCATGTCACGGCTTGTTCAATTCCTGAAATTAGAGTTTTCTTGGCAAATGGAGAGTGTTGTTGCCAGTCATTAAATCTACCAGGAAAAATATGTTCGGCATAAATAATGTTTAGAATATGCTTTGGAAATTTGTCGATTTCTATTATACACATCTTCTTTAGTGAAagcatctttttttcttttttctttcctaACAACTTTTTTTGGAGAGACAATGGAGAAGAAACACATTGAAAAAGCAATTCTATCAATTTAGCTTTCGGCCATGACAAGGTAAATTGGATACTTTCAGTCTTCAGTTTTTGTGATATGGTTCTCACACAAATTTGTAACTCATGCCTCGTGAATTTCTTGCCTATTCCATCGTGTAATTCAAAATAGTTTGCAAAGTTTTCAACCTTCAAACTTTGCCACTTTATAGCACTCACTTTTTTGTCTAAGACTAAAGCTGACAACATTCTTTCAAAGTCGGAAGCTGTTAGAAAACTCATAGGACTGTCGTTCAGCTCTGTAGATGTAGCAGACGTATCTATCGGATCAGAAACATCAACTTCCATTgattctgttattttttctgataaattatcttcaaatatatcatttaacgAGTCTGTCATATCTAATGAAATGTGAGTACAAGTGTCTAGTTTTGAATTTGTACAAACACTGTCTATTTCAGATATCATGTTTTCATCAACTGTTTCCGCAATCTGTGGTGGCAGCGCATCTAGTACAGTTTTCGAAGTAGCTTCTTCCTCTTCTACTTCAGTTGATTCTTCATTTAATGAGATTTTCGATCTAAGAAATGTCAAAACGTTTGGAGATGTTTTGTATAACCTTGAGTCTTGTCGGTTGTTCTGTGAAACTATGAgagaataaaaattattatgttcCTCGTTCTTTCGGAATTTTTGTTCAACTAAGGTCTGATCTATCAGTTCATTTAAAGATTTGGCTTTGACTATGTTAGTGTTTTTTATGCTGCGAACAATTTCTGATTTACTCATTTTTTTCGATTCTCTAAAAACGTCTTTCTGTAACTGAAGAATGGTGAGTGGGTGCCCATTACTCGATCTAACTGCCAACTGGGACCACTGTCCATCAAACGAGACAACAGGCGTATATAAGCCATTAAGGTAACATCTTTGCAAAGTATCATCGATCATCTTTCGCATTACAGATGAGGTTAAACTGTAACCCTTCATGCTGAAACCGACAGGGGTTGAGTGTTGCTTCTCTCTCTCGTGAATTCGATCTAAATctgaaataagaaatataagTACTTCGCTAGCAAGGTGCCTTTCAAGCGAGTACGCTTGGCCTAAACAACTGTTGATTTCAATCGTTGTCATCTGTAAAGTTGTAACATCATGTTTGGTCTGAGGTTTTACTGAATCTGAACAACTTGTATGATAATTCCGACCTATCTTCTCACTTTCCACTGATGAATGTTCGTGTTTACATTCTCTATTTACTTGACAAGATGGGATTTCAGCTAGAAACTGTACTTTATTGTCACAGtaggttttgattttttcttttattgactTTAGTTCATCTGGTAGTTTTTTTGGCATTACTGGCTTCTCAGTACCGTATATTGTTTTTAGTTTTGCCAGTATTTCATTCCACAGCTCTTCGTCAAAGTTTGCAACACAGACGGTTGTACTATCGGTACTGTAGCATAGGAATAGCAAGCTACTTGCATTCAATACATACATTTCAGATAAAACCTGTATCACGTAATACCAAGGCATCTTGTAATAAACTGGAGTTGTATACAGTTTATTTGGATAGGGACACTTGATTTCTATAGCAAGATCAACTGCATCACATGGCTTGTAGTTTTCTGAATTAAAGTATCTAGCACTACCATCTGGACTGACAATGAGAAATGTTTCATCTTTGTCACATACTACCTCACAACCCTCCTCCACAAATGATAAGTTCGGATAAAAGATTGGCAATATCTTAGAAACAAGAGTGCCTATGGCATTAATTTCATTGTCAGTTCCATATTTCATTCTCTTTTGGGCATCCTCCGAAAAATCTGGTCTGTCTTTTTGATGAAAGACGTATTCAAAATGTTCTTGTAATTTCTTAAGTCCTGACAATCCTAGTGCTTGGTGAGCGGTACTTCCGGTTACTTTAGCGGTTTTCCTAATAGAATGCCATTCATCTGATCTTTGTTTAATGAGTGACGTGTTTAAGTTTTGGATATCCCCTTCGACTTTCAAACCTGTCAAACAGACGTAATTCTGCTGAATTGATAAATTGCAAGCGTCTCCTTtgttataaaatgtttgaaCACCATTACAGACGGAAGTTGCGTGGCCTATCGAATCAATTACTCTCAATAGTCTACTTATGCATAAGTCtagcttaaatatgaaagtttttattGCACTGAGGGCATAGGAATATTTTGCTTTCATAGCATCATTGATACACGTAACCTTTAGCTTTTCTAGAGCAATCACCTTCGACTGTTTCACTGTTCGCAATTTTCGCAGTCTTTGACTTAAACTACAGATAATTTGTTTTGCTACTCttgaaatatcatttttcaGGTGTTCTGGTGTAtgattcaaatcataaatatctCTTTTTTCAATCTTGTTTAATATTTCAGTGAAGTCTTCTACAAGCTTCTTGTCTATGCTGAGTTTGTCTTTACAATCCTGAAGAGTTGGTGGACCTTCGTATCCCCAAAGATTAACATCGCCGTATACTTGATTTTGTGCGCCATGGTTTATTTTCTTTCCATCTACGCATAGTTTAAATGTCTTAGAAAGACAGCAGCTATCATCATAAATCAACTCGATCATTTCGTCCAATATTCCAGGCTGTATGTTTTTTAGTTTATGTGACAACTCGGTGCTGTCTAGATATTTTCTATCTGGAACTGCGAAGTTGATAACCGATTCTTCTGGCTTTGTATGACCTTTGGCTTCCTGACCTTGGTTTTTCCATCCTGCCATAAAACGGagaaattttcctttaaaaagtTCATGTCCAACTTTCCAGAACTGTTTAACATCTTGTGAATATCTCATTGCATGTGTGTTACTTTTTGAGAACCATTCAACGACGTCTGAGAAAAGCAGGAAAGCAATGTTATTCATAGGAAGCTTGTTCTCGTTTATCAATGTATGGAACTTCACATACATATCTTGTTTATTGcaacttttcaaattttcaagtACTGTAGGAACTAActgtaaaatttcttttaataacACTTGATCATTTGTGTTTGTCTCATTTAGATTTATGACAGCCGAATCTTCAGTCTGTGTATGCCTTGTTGACATTTTCGAACTCGTAACCATACTTTCATGATCATTGGCGGAATCGTTACTGCTATTTACGAGAATATGGCTGTTATCTTTAATTGAAACAGAACTAAGTTTTTGTGTTAATGATATGCTTTCAGAGTCATTCTGTTCAGATTCTGTTCCACATTTCTTCTTTACAGGTGACAACAGTTCCGAAGAAATGTTACATATATTAAGTGTGTATGATTCACATTGGGGAATTATGAATTTATTGTCCTTCTTAATTTCAGCAGGTATTACCTTGAAGTTTTTAGTTCGGACATTTGTAGTAGATGATGAAACACGTGTTGCCACTTTCAACTTTAATTCTTCTGAATCATGACGAATTATGCAATGATCTACCAGTTCTGCAAAATCTCTTGACCGTACATTTGTACAATAAAAACAGCGAAACTCTGTCATTGGATTAtcctgaaaaagaaatatatctttcTTATACTTGAATGCATTACATCatttagaatcatattcaaaacagtgcggtcctggccattgattgacgacctaaattatcccattgactgggacagattaggtgaacgtttgtcggtaacaatcactgctcactatgtacttgttaaagacactgaatatGTGGGGTCACataaggttctcaacaccttaataaagtaattcgaaaaacttatccggaataatacgatgtgttgatttatatcaataatataaatcaaaacataaaggttattcctgaataatttttcgaattattttattattaaaggcgttaagaacctattgtgaccccacagtttaaattctataataagtaagaagtgagcaatggtcgttaccgACAAAAGTTTActtaatctgtcccagtcaatgggatcatttaggtcgtcaatcaatggccaggaccacactgttttgaatatgattctatattgatttgaatttaacatgttcatttcattaacaatttttaaataacaaagtcAGTAGATATTAATAATGTGCTTCCTTTTCATCCCATCCCAAAGTTTTTCTCAGGGTCGACTAATATCAACTTTTAACCTGAATGTTTCGGCGGACGGTGTAAAtagtcttttaaaaagttataactAAAAAGATAACTGCACTTATACACTATTACAAAGTCCACAAGCAAATCAAGTATTGCTTTTTAGGCGTTTGATTTTAAACAAGACTGAcggaacaaaaatacaattattttgcagtctacaaaaatcatcatatctatatttatattgtctGATGAACGATATTACACTGTAAAGTTCCCTAAGCAGTtcataatatcatataaatacGTAGATACCTTCAaattgcctttttatttttcttcaaaatcacgactggtcatacagtaaaacaatttgaaatcgctactagaatacagtcagttatggactgatcgtacagtaatttattttgggatcctcaaggaaaacatattttttatgggaAATACGAATGTTCTACTTAAATACGAAACgaatattgaaacagtatatattgAACTTCaaactgatgcaaatatttgcaataaaaggttatttgttttgtactaCGAGAGCAAAATTGGCCatcgatttcacttttttctatcaAGTTGGTATGATGCACACGTATATTTT
Above is a window of Mytilus trossulus isolate FHL-02 chromosome 4, PNRI_Mtr1.1.1.hap1, whole genome shotgun sequence DNA encoding:
- the LOC134714434 gene encoding zinc finger protein 227-like; its protein translation is MVDSFIVDALDESLEVEEEVETEASSMHYCTFCTYSSKYKPNLKRHTQNAHAPNNAETRHFTMYLCDQCGMVFKTASGLNIHYKGKHTSEFRFKCKVCDRGFNTLWNYRGHITTHEPVLRHRCDVCDKTFAYKETLKQHITSVHTNETSIIICSKEGCGASCNSQKSLKEHFLAVHGGRELKCDLCGKSYKWRSSLRYHKEHVHC
- the LOC134714435 gene encoding uncharacterized protein LOC134714435, producing MVLKNDDSPLEEDDKWPTRIKRDNPMTEFRCFYCTNVRSRDFAELVDHCIIRHDSEELKLKVATRVSSSTTNVRTKNFKVIPAEIKKDNKFIIPQCESYTLNICNISSELLSPVKKKCGTESEQNDSESISLTQKLSSVSIKDNSHILVNSSNDSANDHESMVTSSKMSTRHTQTEDSAVINLNETNTNDQVLLKEILQLVPTVLENLKSCNKQDMYVKFHTLINENKLPMNNIAFLLFSDVVEWFSKSNTHAMRYSQDVKQFWKVGHELFKGKFLRFMAGWKNQGQEAKGHTKPEESVINFAVPDRKYLDSTELSHKLKNIQPGILDEMIELIYDDSCCLSKTFKLCVDGKKINHGAQNQVYGDVNLWGYEGPPTLQDCKDKLSIDKKLVEDFTEILNKIEKRDIYDLNHTPEHLKNDISRVAKQIICSLSQRLRKLRTVKQSKVIALEKLKVTCINDAMKAKYSYALSAIKTFIFKLDLCISRLLRVIDSIGHATSVCNGVQTFYNKGDACNLSIQQNYVCLTGLKVEGDIQNLNTSLIKQRSDEWHSIRKTAKVTGSTAHQALGLSGLKKLQEHFEYVFHQKDRPDFSEDAQKRMKYGTDNEINAIGTLVSKILPIFYPNLSFVEEGCEVVCDKDETFLIVSPDGSARYFNSENYKPCDAVDLAIEIKCPYPNKLYTTPVYYKMPWYYVIQVLSEMYVLNASSLLFLCYSTDSTTVCVANFDEELWNEILAKLKTIYGTEKPVMPKKLPDELKSIKEKIKTYCDNKVQFLAEIPSCQVNRECKHEHSSVESEKIGRNYHTSCSDSVKPQTKHDVTTLQMTTIEINSCLGQAYSLERHLASEVLIFLISDLDRIHEREKQHSTPVGFSMKGYSLTSSVMRKMIDDTLQRCYLNGLYTPVVSFDGQWSQLAVRSSNGHPLTILQLQKDVFRESKKMSKSEIVRSIKNTNIVKAKSLNELIDQTLVEQKFRKNEEHNNFYSLIVSQNNRQDSRLYKTSPNVLTFLRSKISLNEESTEVEEEEATSKTVLDALPPQIAETVDENMISEIDSVCTNSKLDTCTHISLDMTDSLNDIFEDNLSEKITESMEVDVSDPIDTSATSTELNDSPMSFLTASDFERMLSALVLDKKVSAIKWQSLKVENFANYFELHDGIGKKFTRHELQICVRTISQKLKTESIQFTLSWPKAKLIELLFQCVSSPLSLQKKLLGKKKEKKMLSLKKMCIIEIDKFPKHILNIIYAEHIFPGRFNDWQQHSPFAKKTLISGIEQAVTWYSMPEYIPERYMYQFNLLDCHHLFVNARVKCCSTGIDACGIKKEAWIKVAKNSNVNGCGLSLALVEDLVDKQSNGFAQKTFSEDVEKALHSNGDFNEALFCRLIREWYAAEDDPGIDVIDRIKRRLRFRDWLLKDINFMQFPPPGLHVKGIPHIMFEGLLTNIERRIQIIPFVKSGSYNSRALGSLEAENFFGAFQDLDHKGSGIIRPDDVPAAIRTACDLIGTRLDPNRKFAMHTSRAKVYPVHELEKQQNTSLNIPYITPTYVDSIVPRNHTFDSPERGKRSYGKRKRGEISDPSMSSRGARPIRQHHRCDESKILPHVRMGLNITENEITT